TTCCGGCTGACCTGCTGGGTCGGGTCGCCGCGACGAAAGGAACCGCGTCCGGGGCGACACTCCCGTTGGGCTCGCTTGTTGGTGGTGCAGTCGCCGAGGGGTTGGGAACGACGATGACGATGGCGCTGGCCGCGAGCGGTTTCGGCTTCATAGCCGTCTACATCGTCCTACGCCCGCGGCTTCGACGTCTCCCGGCCGTCAGGGCGGCCACGCCGGCTGATTTCGGTGTGGAGGCCGAAAAGGAGTAGGCGGCCGGGAGTAGTGGCCTGTCCTACTCAGTTCCTCCCGTTGGTCAGGTCCTGTCGGTCGTTTCCTTGTCCGTTTCGATGAGTTGCCCCGATCGGTCCTCACCAACCCATCTATGCTGACTCATCCGTTCGCCGACCCCTAACTACTCGTTCAGCTCGCGCGCCGCCGCGACCGCGTCGTCGAGGTCCGGCGCGTCGAAGAAGTCACGCCCAACGTAGGCGTTCGCGCCCGCGGTGTAGAGCTCGCTCACGGTCGTGACCACGGCCGGGTCGAGCGGTTCGGGGTCGCGCTCGCAGCGCCCGCGCCAGTCGGTCTCCCCGGTCTCGTCGGCCTCGCGTTTGGCGGCGTCGACCGCCGCCACCCACTCGGGCTGGGCGTGTTTGTGGTACTGCCGGACGACCTCCTTCGAGACCTGCTGGCCGTCGTAGGCGAACCGGTTCTCGTCGAAGGTCCCGGCCACGTCGGCGACCCGGACCTCGCCGTCGGCGTAGAGACACTCGATCTTGCCGTCCTCGTGGGTGAACCCGGCCGACTCCGCCCGCTCGGTGACGACCCGATTGACCTCACGGGCGATCGCCGCGCAGTCGTCGAGAGCCGCCCGCCCCGCGACCCGCTGGGCCTCCTCGCGCGTGAGATATCGGTCGGTCTCCTCGAACTTGGTCGAGAACTCCACCACCGGCTCGGGGAGCGAGACGGGTTCGTCGGGCCACTCGTGGGTGTCGAGGCCCACGTCCTCGGGGTCGCGCCGGCTGCGGAGGCTCGACCCGACCGGGACGGCGTTCCGAAAGACGATCTCCAAGGGGATCAGGTAATTCTCGCCTGCGGCGGCGTGGAAGGCGTCGTAATCGTAGGTTCCGTCTTCGACCGGAAGGTCGGGCACCGTCGCGAGGTCGATCGCCATCTCTCGCGGCGCGTCGTGGCAGTCGTCGAGCGCGACGACTTCACCGTCCTCGACGACGCCCCGGTAGTGGGTCGGGACGCC
This is a stretch of genomic DNA from Halococcus salsus. It encodes these proteins:
- a CDS encoding phosphoribosylaminoimidazolesuccinocarboxamide synthase, encoding MTSVKEFRVAEPATDTALGRGRFVFTDAYSVFDWGRMPDAIPEKGASLCTMGAHNFALLESEGVPTHYRGVVEDGEVVALDDCHDAPREMAIDLATVPDLPVEDGTYDYDAFHAAAGENYLIPLEIVFRNAVPVGSSLRSRRDPEDVGLDTHEWPDEPVSLPEPVVEFSTKFEETDRYLTREEAQRVAGRAALDDCAAIAREVNRVVTERAESAGFTHEDGKIECLYADGEVRVADVAGTFDENRFAYDGQQVSKEVVRQYHKHAQPEWVAAVDAAKREADETGETDWRGRCERDPEPLDPAVVTTVSELYTAGANAYVGRDFFDAPDLDDAVAAARELNE